The Streptomyces sp. NBC_01268 genome window below encodes:
- a CDS encoding DUF1326 domain-containing protein: protein MTQAAVTVPAWRLAGDWFDVCKCDIPCPCSFAQPPTTGDCEGILVWHIREGTYGDVRLDGLNMVMLGVFVGNVWAEHSDSYAAFIFDERADDGQRQALQMIFSGQAGSWPAQLVSMGAFEVRGMDFAPIEVEIDEDLASWRASVPGRLEARAEALTGPTTPAGARVQSTNLPGCETGPGQLATWGRALTDQADAFGFTWNRTGKSSKTITFDWSGPG, encoded by the coding sequence ATGACACAGGCGGCAGTGACCGTGCCGGCCTGGCGTCTGGCGGGTGACTGGTTCGACGTGTGCAAGTGCGACATTCCGTGCCCGTGCTCGTTCGCCCAGCCGCCGACCACCGGCGACTGCGAAGGCATCCTGGTGTGGCACATACGCGAGGGCACCTACGGCGACGTCCGACTGGACGGGCTGAACATGGTGATGCTCGGCGTCTTCGTCGGCAATGTGTGGGCCGAGCACTCGGACTCGTACGCGGCGTTCATCTTCGACGAGCGGGCCGACGACGGGCAGCGCCAAGCCCTGCAGATGATCTTCAGCGGCCAGGCCGGCAGCTGGCCCGCGCAGCTGGTCAGCATGGGTGCCTTCGAGGTGCGGGGCATGGACTTCGCGCCCATCGAGGTGGAGATCGACGAGGACCTGGCCAGCTGGCGGGCGAGCGTCCCCGGGCGGCTCGAGGCCCGCGCCGAGGCACTCACCGGCCCGACCACCCCGGCCGGCGCCCGCGTGCAGTCGACCAACCTCCCCGGCTGCGAAACCGGCCCCGGCCAGCTCGCCACCTGGGGCCGCGCCCTCACCGACCAGGCCGACGCCTTCGGCTTCACCTGGAACCGCACCGGCAAGTCCAGCAAGACCATCACCTTCGACTGGTCCGGCCCCGGCTGA
- a CDS encoding DUF2182 domain-containing protein — MRTVRRPDRTDHPLRAGVLLPVRDLAVAWALIVLIAALAWVLTVDQARGMGVGPGTMGMALPLFLLLWLAMMAAMMLPSVAPVAVTWAKGIARQSSGAGRALRTTEFVSGYLVVWTAFGLLAYGGLALTGALVDRDPDVGKWIGAAAFALAGLYQLGPLKDICLRHCRSPMAQLMRYAAYRPRLRDLRVGLHHGAYCVGCCWALMGVLIPLGVMNVAAMAGVAALIFLEKLWSRGPQLARLAGVAFLVLAVLALFQDWLLPGLRSSMTPM, encoded by the coding sequence ATGCGTACGGTTCGGCGGCCGGACAGGACCGACCACCCGCTGCGGGCGGGAGTGCTGCTGCCGGTCCGGGACCTCGCCGTGGCCTGGGCGCTGATCGTCCTGATCGCGGCCCTGGCCTGGGTGCTCACCGTGGACCAGGCCCGGGGCATGGGGGTCGGGCCCGGCACGATGGGGATGGCGCTGCCGCTGTTCCTCCTGCTGTGGCTGGCGATGATGGCGGCGATGATGCTGCCCTCCGTCGCCCCCGTCGCGGTGACCTGGGCCAAGGGGATCGCCCGCCAGTCCAGCGGAGCCGGGCGGGCGCTGCGCACCACCGAGTTCGTCTCCGGCTACCTGGTGGTGTGGACGGCGTTCGGCCTCCTCGCGTACGGCGGGCTGGCGCTCACTGGCGCCCTGGTCGATCGTGACCCGGACGTCGGGAAGTGGATCGGGGCGGCCGCCTTCGCACTGGCCGGGCTGTACCAGCTGGGCCCGCTCAAGGACATCTGCCTCCGGCACTGCCGCAGCCCCATGGCCCAGCTGATGCGGTACGCCGCGTACCGGCCGCGGCTGCGCGACCTGCGGGTGGGGCTGCACCACGGCGCGTACTGCGTCGGCTGCTGCTGGGCGCTGATGGGCGTCCTGATCCCGCTCGGTGTCATGAACGTCGCGGCGATGGCGGGGGTGGCGGCGCTGATCTTCCTGGAGAAGCTCTGGTCCCGGGGGCCACAGCTGGCCCGGCTGGCCGGCGTCGCGTTCCTGGTGCTGGCCGTGTTGGCGCTCTTCCAGGACTGGCTGCTGCCGGGCCTGCGGAGTTCGATGACGCCGATGTGA
- a CDS encoding helix-turn-helix domain-containing protein, producing the protein MTNELTAAGIDPFDESVYRAVLTRRTAAPTELAADLGCSLLRAARALDRLHDHGLVGRLAGVRRRYAAIEPGAAVESLVRARTAELDRVRSAAGELSRLFAAAQAGTAGEEEVEIVTGREALGRWFVRLQQEADADVRTLDRPPYALTTSNPVESAALGRGVRYRAVYAPEALEWPGVLEDIRGLVRRGEQARVMPGLRIKLAIADRRLALMPLSLDLDGVRAAVIRPSTLLDALTDYWELCWKQALPLDVPAEDPLGEEDRLMLTLLVSGLKDEAIARQLGWSVRTMRRRMSRLHELLGAVNRFQAGVVAARRGWI; encoded by the coding sequence ATGACGAACGAGCTCACCGCGGCAGGCATCGACCCGTTCGACGAGAGCGTCTACCGGGCCGTGTTGACCCGGCGTACGGCAGCCCCGACCGAGCTCGCCGCCGACCTCGGCTGCTCCCTTCTCCGCGCCGCCAGAGCGCTGGACCGGCTGCACGACCACGGCCTGGTCGGGCGGCTCGCGGGCGTCCGTCGCCGGTACGCGGCGATCGAGCCGGGCGCCGCGGTCGAATCCCTCGTACGGGCCAGGACCGCGGAGTTGGACCGGGTCCGTTCGGCGGCGGGTGAGCTGTCCCGCCTCTTCGCGGCGGCCCAGGCCGGCACCGCCGGGGAGGAGGAGGTGGAGATCGTCACCGGCCGGGAGGCGCTCGGCCGTTGGTTCGTCCGCCTCCAGCAGGAGGCGGACGCGGACGTCAGGACACTGGACCGGCCGCCGTACGCGCTGACCACCTCCAACCCGGTGGAGAGCGCGGCGCTGGGGCGAGGCGTGCGCTACCGCGCGGTCTACGCCCCCGAGGCGCTGGAGTGGCCGGGGGTGCTCGAGGACATCCGCGGACTCGTGCGCCGGGGCGAGCAGGCCCGGGTGATGCCGGGCCTGCGGATCAAACTGGCCATCGCGGACCGCCGGCTGGCGCTGATGCCGCTCTCCCTGGACCTCGACGGCGTGCGCGCCGCGGTCATCCGCCCCTCCACCCTGCTGGACGCCCTGACCGACTACTGGGAACTGTGCTGGAAGCAGGCCCTGCCCCTCGACGTACCCGCAGAGGACCCGCTCGGTGAGGAGGACCGTCTGATGCTCACCCTGCTGGTCAGCGGCCTCAAGGACGAGGCCATAGCCCGCCAGCTCGGCTGGTCGGTCCGCACCATGCGCCGGCGCATGAGCCGCCTCCACGAACTCCTGGGCGCGGTGAACCGCTTCCAGGCCGGCGTCGTCGCCGCACGCCGCGGCTGGATCTGA